One genomic segment of Helianthus annuus cultivar XRQ/B chromosome 14, HanXRQr2.0-SUNRISE, whole genome shotgun sequence includes these proteins:
- the LOC110907865 gene encoding uncharacterized protein LOC110907865: MSSSSTSAVIRKPKVFKVDLDGNLYCHHDVVAVLRVAGRKSERHGQEFYGCSHWPRGDCKFFLWKEDVDKMFVERSYGTSTQVTFKDLKIKNLELHNMLLIEENKNWTIHCNHCLHCLHCPVLTQLLYHYVDQRLLPVQPLLLILSQPL; encoded by the exons ATGTCGTCTTCTTCTACATCTGCTGTAATTCGAAAACCTAAAGTATTCAAGGTCGATTTGGATGGCAATTTGTACTGTCATCACGATGTTGTTGCTGTTCTTCGAGTAGCTGGTCGTAAAAGTGAACGACATGGTCAAGAATTTTACGGCTGTTCTCACTGGCCT AGAGGGGATTGCAAATTCTTCCTCTGGAAAGAAGATGTTGATAAGATGTTCGTTGAACGTTCATACGGCACCTCAACTCAAGTGACGTTTAAAGACCTGAAGATAAAGAACCTTGAATTACACAATATGTTGTTAATAGAAGAGAACAAGAACTGGACTATTCATTGTAATCACTGTCTTCACTGTCTTCACTGTCCTGTTCTAACACAGCTTCTTTATCACTATGTTGACCAAAGACTTCTTCCTGTACAACCTCTTTTACTGATTCTTTCACAACCTCTTTAA